A single window of Desulfomicrobium macestii DNA harbors:
- a CDS encoding SDR family NAD(P)-dependent oxidoreductase produces the protein MAKRNDGNGRRVLITGATGAIGSALAGLYATEGATLFLHGRNVDLLDSLAASCRAAGAQVHVHACDVRDTDALRLWVRTVCAAGAPDVAILAAGMNTNVGPAGEPEPWGEAEALMDVNVKGCMAVIDALLPDMLARGAGQIAIFSSLAGYFGLPLTPSYSASKAALKAYGEALRGWLGPRGIRVSVVMPGYVASAMCDHMPGPKPFLWPPDRAAKCIRRGLERDRARISFPFPLNWGTWWLAVLPAALSTRIVRWLGYAR, from the coding sequence GTGGCGAAGCGAAATGACGGAAACGGGCGGCGCGTCCTGATCACGGGCGCGACCGGGGCCATCGGCTCGGCTCTTGCCGGGTTGTACGCCACCGAGGGCGCGACCCTTTTTCTGCACGGCAGGAACGTTGATCTTCTTGATAGCCTGGCCGCCTCGTGCCGGGCTGCCGGCGCGCAGGTGCATGTCCACGCCTGCGACGTGCGCGACACGGACGCTTTGCGACTCTGGGTGCGGACGGTCTGCGCGGCGGGGGCCCCGGACGTGGCGATCCTGGCGGCGGGCATGAATACCAATGTCGGCCCTGCGGGGGAGCCTGAGCCCTGGGGCGAGGCCGAGGCACTCATGGACGTAAACGTGAAGGGCTGCATGGCCGTCATCGACGCCCTGCTGCCGGACATGCTTGCGCGCGGGGCAGGGCAGATCGCCATCTTCAGCTCCCTGGCCGGGTACTTCGGCCTGCCGCTGACGCCGTCCTACAGCGCCAGCAAGGCGGCCCTGAAGGCCTACGGCGAGGCCTTGCGCGGGTGGCTCGGGCCCAGGGGCATCCGGGTCAGCGTGGTCATGCCCGGCTACGTCGCGTCCGCCATGTGCGACCACATGCCCGGCCCCAAGCCCTTTCTCTGGCCCCCCGACCGGGCTGCGAAATGCATCCGCCGGGGCCTGGAGCGGGACCGGGCGCGCATCAGCTTCCCCTTCCCCCTGAACTGGGGCACGTGGTGGCTGGCGGTGCTGCCTGCGGCCCTGTCGACGCGCATCGTGCGCTGGCTGGGCTATGCGCGCTGA
- a CDS encoding CgeB family protein yields the protein MLGLIARKFSATFYNYPQAPVVTERKGEFARLKVALIADHLTETCLTFECRVRNVTPKNFSDVLRSWRPDLLLVESAFHGWCGCWRYELARQSRWMRLTRPTAIFRVLDCARSLGIPTVFWNKDDGAFFDHFIDVAKNFDHIFTTDATCVPRYRAVAPSGTTVGTLMIPYQPAFHSFDGFDFSTRTACFTGSYYRKILNSRRLYLDMLFEAAQESGARIDVFDRNHDRLSRRFEFSFPETGAVRVHPRVSHWETGRLYKSHALSINVNSVTDSETMCSRRLLEILACGGIAMTNPSACVTRHFAPYCQVVSTPEEARETFARLRHGPDSTDLERAAEGARYVSTAHTWSHRLQDICATAGV from the coding sequence ATGCTCGGACTGATCGCCCGCAAATTCAGCGCCACGTTCTACAACTATCCCCAGGCCCCGGTCGTGACCGAACGGAAGGGGGAATTCGCGAGGCTCAAGGTCGCCCTCATCGCCGACCATTTGACCGAAACCTGCCTGACCTTCGAATGCCGGGTCCGAAACGTCACGCCCAAGAACTTTTCTGACGTGCTGCGCTCCTGGCGGCCGGACCTGCTGCTCGTGGAGTCGGCCTTTCACGGCTGGTGCGGGTGCTGGCGCTACGAGTTGGCCAGGCAGTCGCGCTGGATGCGGCTGACCAGGCCGACGGCCATCTTCCGCGTCCTGGACTGCGCCCGGTCCCTAGGCATCCCCACCGTGTTCTGGAACAAGGACGACGGCGCGTTCTTCGACCACTTCATCGACGTGGCCAAAAACTTCGACCATATCTTCACCACGGACGCGACCTGCGTCCCGCGCTACCGGGCCGTCGCGCCCTCCGGCACCACCGTCGGCACGCTCATGATCCCGTATCAGCCGGCCTTCCACTCCTTTGACGGCTTCGATTTCTCGACCCGCACGGCCTGCTTCACGGGCAGCTATTACCGCAAGATCCTGAACTCGCGCCGCCTGTACCTGGACATGCTTTTCGAGGCCGCGCAGGAGTCAGGGGCGCGCATCGATGTTTTCGACCGCAACCACGACCGCCTGTCCAGGCGGTTCGAATTCAGCTTCCCCGAGACGGGCGCGGTCCGGGTCCACCCGCGCGTTTCGCACTGGGAAACCGGCCGCCTCTACAAGAGCCACGCCCTGTCCATCAACGTCAACTCCGTCACGGACTCCGAGACCATGTGCTCCCGCAGGCTGCTCGAAATCCTGGCCTGCGGCGGCATCGCCATGACCAACCCCAGCGCGTGCGTGACCAGGCATTTCGCCCCGTACTGCCAGGTGGTCTCCACCCCGGAGGAGGCCAGGGAGACTTTCGCGCGCCTGCGCCACGGCCCGGACAGCACGGACCTGGAGCGGGCGGCCGAAGGGGCCCGTTATGTGAGCACCGCCCACACCTGGAGCCATCGGCTGCAGGACATCTGCGCAACGGCCGGGGTCTGA
- a CDS encoding glycosyltransferase family 4 protein, whose amino-acid sequence MISEHYLSLSRQVTGATLSWRLRQARRSEPAFVPVADRMLYVPASCLPYHISGYTTRTQAVIRALRDAGTNVCAMTRPGYPWDRNDRCCDAAESRTLAGGVEYRHARRPFNNVPVLAYAFLAAKPIIRMAIRERVAAIHAASNHVNALPALLAARQLGIPFHYEMRGLWELTRISRMPEYERSQAFRQGLELEALVARNADRLFVISEQLGRYVRENWGVPAERMSLLPNCIDPGDVLAADPAMAEPNTIGYAGSLIVYEGLDTLLEAVALLAGQGRAVQVRIAGEGEARRDLEALSARLGLTRQVRFLGRMEPAVARDMIARCSLVCLPRKPFQVCEIVPPIKLVEALAMAKPVIVPDLPVFRDELGSDPAGWFFRAGDAADLAGVIEGALREPARLAGLGAKARQYVLGHRTWDRFVGGVLEPHGQSEAKPCSD is encoded by the coding sequence GTGATTTCCGAGCATTACTTGTCATTGAGCCGCCAGGTCACAGGAGCGACGCTTTCGTGGCGGTTGCGCCAAGCAAGACGGTCTGAACCGGCATTCGTGCCGGTTGCCGACCGGATGCTCTATGTTCCGGCCAGTTGCCTGCCCTATCACATCAGCGGCTACACCACGCGCACCCAGGCCGTGATCCGTGCGTTGCGTGATGCCGGCACCAACGTGTGCGCCATGACGCGTCCGGGCTATCCGTGGGATCGCAATGACAGGTGTTGCGATGCCGCCGAAAGCCGGACGCTTGCGGGTGGCGTGGAATACCGCCATGCGCGGCGTCCATTCAATAACGTGCCGGTGCTGGCCTATGCCTTTCTTGCGGCCAAGCCCATCATCAGGATGGCAATCCGGGAGCGTGTGGCGGCAATCCATGCGGCATCGAATCATGTCAACGCGTTGCCCGCGCTCTTGGCGGCCAGGCAGCTGGGCATACCGTTTCACTATGAGATGCGGGGCCTTTGGGAACTGACGCGCATTTCCCGAATGCCGGAATACGAAAGGTCACAGGCATTCAGGCAGGGCCTTGAGCTGGAAGCGCTGGTTGCCCGCAACGCGGACAGGCTGTTCGTGATTTCAGAGCAGCTCGGGCGCTACGTGCGGGAGAACTGGGGAGTACCGGCAGAGCGGATGTCCCTGCTTCCCAACTGCATCGACCCTGGCGATGTCCTGGCGGCTGACCCCGCAATGGCCGAGCCGAACACCATAGGGTACGCCGGATCGCTGATCGTCTACGAAGGATTGGACACCTTGCTTGAAGCTGTCGCGCTGCTTGCGGGGCAAGGCCGGGCGGTTCAAGTCAGGATCGCGGGCGAAGGGGAAGCCAGGCGGGATCTGGAAGCCTTGTCCGCTCGTCTGGGTCTGACGCGGCAGGTGCGCTTCCTGGGACGGATGGAGCCGGCCGTGGCGCGGGACATGATCGCCCGCTGTTCCCTGGTCTGCCTGCCCCGCAAGCCCTTCCAGGTCTGCGAGATCGTGCCGCCCATCAAATTGGTGGAGGCCCTGGCCATGGCCAAGCCCGTCATCGTGCCGGATTTGCCCGTGTTCCGCGACGAGCTTGGGTCCGACCCCGCCGGCTGGTTCTTCCGGGCCGGCGACGCGGCGGACCTGGCCGGGGTGATCGAGGGGGCGCTGCGCGAGCCTGCCCGGCTGGCGGGTCTGGGCGCCAAGGCCAGGCAGTATGTGCTGGGGCACAGGACCTGGGATCGATTCGTGGGCGGGGTGCTTGAGCCGCACGGGCAAAGCGAGGCAAAGCCATGCTCGGACTGA
- a CDS encoding polysaccharide deacetylase family protein, protein MPGKNRYAMLTVDTEALPRRAAEDHVQRLIWGRHGNASAGIREMCRIGDEVGARHVFFVDVCGAYAYGDQVAEVVRWLDQAGQDVQLHVHPEYLPEAFWVEHGFDYRPRFMNQFGLPKAEFTLRHFGKFISDITNKPLVAFRAGSFRWNAATLRALRSTGIALSFNNSMKAFLDGVCPYGEPTNAPFAWSNGIIEVPVSERRPLPFHDGLGWERFSCPYSNTFFVPPWRMVWPFALGIDSSFLVLLMHSWSLLHWDENGHAHYRDDRRIESYRRLVRKLSKDCDIITTGDFLDLHARGKIRTTHSVDMALTELRIPDSRGKVIS, encoded by the coding sequence ATGCCGGGAAAAAATCGTTACGCGATGCTGACCGTCGATACGGAGGCCCTGCCCAGGCGCGCGGCTGAAGATCATGTGCAGAGGTTGATCTGGGGGAGGCATGGAAATGCCTCCGCCGGGATTCGCGAGATGTGCCGGATCGGCGACGAGGTCGGGGCCCGGCATGTCTTTTTCGTCGACGTGTGCGGCGCGTATGCTTACGGGGATCAAGTCGCCGAGGTCGTACGCTGGCTGGATCAAGCCGGACAGGATGTCCAGCTGCATGTCCATCCCGAGTATTTGCCGGAAGCGTTCTGGGTGGAGCACGGCTTCGACTATCGACCCAGATTCATGAACCAGTTCGGCCTGCCCAAGGCCGAGTTCACGCTGCGTCATTTCGGCAAATTCATCTCGGATATCACCAACAAGCCCCTCGTGGCATTCCGGGCCGGTTCTTTCCGCTGGAACGCCGCGACTCTTCGCGCGCTTCGTTCCACAGGCATTGCGCTGTCCTTCAACAATTCCATGAAGGCGTTTTTGGACGGCGTCTGTCCTTACGGCGAACCGACCAACGCACCCTTTGCCTGGTCGAACGGGATCATCGAAGTCCCAGTCTCCGAGAGGAGGCCGTTGCCGTTTCATGACGGGCTTGGCTGGGAACGGTTTTCATGCCCCTATTCGAACACGTTTTTTGTGCCTCCATGGCGGATGGTCTGGCCGTTTGCGCTGGGCATCGACAGTTCGTTCCTGGTGCTGCTCATGCACTCCTGGAGTCTGCTGCACTGGGATGAGAATGGCCATGCGCACTATCGCGACGATCGGCGGATCGAGAGCTATCGGCGATTGGTCCGCAAATTGTCAAAGGACTGCGACATCATCACAACAGGTGATTTTCTGGATTTGCATGCGCGTGGAAAGATCAGGACAACACATTCCGTGGATATGGCGCTGACAGAACTGAGGATCCCGGACAGCCGGGGAAAGGTGATATCGTGA
- a CDS encoding glycosyltransferase, which produces MMQFLATLMELVFYAVIACFAVYVLLELRMVRVSSQAQRRKLAEIRLWPQEEEEFLPRVGVFLPVCNESGVIGRLIHAACSLRYPREKLEIAVLDDSTDMTTDLAKSLVEEYAARGVNIRYLKRRSRRCSKAGNLSYGAAQIDAEFLAIFDADFVPPPDFLLKTIPCFKDPSLGFLQTGIDYENRNASFLTQFQAMEMGHQQFVTVGLSEEGNMASLSGSSCVWRRACMEALGGWKAATATEDVDIGYKAQLGDWKYAYLKDVVSMSILPETVSAFRVQRERWGRGLMHSAFRHGGSMFRKKMPLLRRLHAMSMMFSSLLLASIYGLFLLSLPLTLFMQFEGAGFVLAALAFFALVAVWGFANIVGSPMWEDFARGRGVLRTLPHVYAYVSLFLPMALYYFVGGIRAARGVFEEFNRTPKCGDEACLERPKIDAWLHRGEMFSLAYAVLTTVTGVMTGNVVLLPISVTACLGFGMVLHWGRRDRRLRGEAK; this is translated from the coding sequence ATGATGCAGTTTTTGGCCACGCTGATGGAACTGGTCTTCTACGCCGTGATCGCCTGCTTCGCGGTCTACGTGCTCCTGGAACTGCGCATGGTCCGGGTGTCCAGCCAGGCCCAGCGCCGCAAGCTGGCGGAGATCCGCCTGTGGCCGCAAGAAGAGGAGGAATTCTTGCCGCGGGTGGGGGTTTTCCTGCCGGTCTGCAACGAGTCCGGGGTGATCGGCCGCCTCATCCATGCGGCCTGCAGTCTGCGCTATCCACGGGAGAAGCTGGAAATCGCGGTGCTCGACGATTCCACGGACATGACCACTGATCTGGCCAAATCCCTGGTCGAGGAGTACGCGGCCCGGGGCGTGAACATCCGCTACCTGAAGCGGCGCTCGCGGCGCTGCTCCAAGGCCGGAAACCTGAGCTACGGCGCGGCCCAGATCGACGCCGAATTCCTGGCCATTTTCGACGCGGACTTCGTGCCGCCCCCGGATTTCCTGCTCAAGACCATACCCTGCTTCAAGGACCCGAGCCTCGGCTTCCTGCAGACCGGCATCGACTACGAGAACCGGAACGCGTCCTTCCTGACGCAGTTCCAGGCCATGGAGATGGGGCATCAGCAGTTCGTCACCGTGGGGCTGAGCGAGGAGGGCAACATGGCCTCTCTGAGCGGCAGTTCCTGCGTCTGGCGCCGGGCCTGCATGGAAGCCCTGGGCGGCTGGAAGGCGGCCACGGCCACCGAGGACGTGGACATCGGCTACAAGGCCCAGCTTGGGGACTGGAAATACGCGTACCTGAAGGACGTGGTGTCCATGTCCATCCTGCCGGAGACGGTCAGCGCCTTTCGCGTCCAGCGCGAGCGCTGGGGGCGCGGCCTGATGCACAGCGCCTTCCGCCACGGCGGAAGCATGTTCCGCAAAAAAATGCCGCTGCTGCGGCGTCTGCACGCCATGTCCATGATGTTTTCGTCGCTCTTGCTGGCGTCCATCTACGGCCTGTTCCTGCTCAGCCTGCCCCTGACGCTCTTCATGCAGTTCGAGGGCGCCGGGTTCGTGCTGGCGGCCCTGGCCTTCTTCGCCCTCGTGGCCGTCTGGGGCTTTGCCAACATCGTCGGATCGCCCATGTGGGAGGATTTTGCGAGGGGCAGGGGAGTCTTGCGCACTCTTCCCCATGTCTACGCCTACGTCAGCCTTTTCCTGCCCATGGCCCTGTACTATTTCGTGGGCGGCATCCGCGCCGCCCGGGGCGTGTTCGAGGAGTTCAACCGCACCCCCAAGTGCGGGGATGAGGCCTGCCTGGAGCGGCCGAAAATAGACGCCTGGCTGCATCGGGGGGAGATGTTTTCCCTCGCCTACGCCGTGCTGACGACGGTGACTGGGGTGATGACCGGGAATGTCGTCCTCTTGCCCATCAGCGTCACGGCCTGCCTGGGTTTCGGCATGGTTCTGCACTGGGGCCGGCGGGACAGGAGGCTGCGTGGCGAAGCGAAATGA